One Deinococcus radiopugnans ATCC 19172 genomic window, AGGGCGAGCGCAGCACGCAGAAGCGGCGGATGCGGGTGGGGAGCGGCACTGGGCCGCTCACGTCCGCCCCGGTGCGCCGGACGGTGTCCACGATCTTGCTCGCGGACTGGTCCAGCGCCTTGTGGTCGAAACCACGCAGTTTGATGCGAATCTTCGGGGCAACCATTGCTATTACTCCAGAACCTTGGTGACAACGCCGGCGCCGACAGTGCGGCCGCCTTCACGGATGGCGAAGCGCAGGCCTTCTTCCATGGCGATGGGCTTGATCAGCTCGACGGTGAAGGTGATGTTGTCGCCGGGCATCACCATTTCCACGCCTTCGGGCAGTTCCACCA contains:
- the rpsJ gene encoding 30S ribosomal protein S10, which produces MVAPKIRIKLRGFDHKALDQSASKIVDTVRRTGADVSGPVPLPTRIRRFCVLRSPFVNKDSREHFEIRTHNRLVDIMNPTKKTIDSLMTLDLPTGVDIEIKTVGGRA